A single Ochrobactrum sp. BTU1 DNA region contains:
- a CDS encoding DUF523 domain-containing protein: MSGKILISACLAGHPVRYNGSAKPLAHPLVDKWRAEGRLVTVCPELMAGFSVPRLPAEIAAGGDGESVLSGKGRVIEETGGDVTAQFVAGARAALAVAQANDCRFALLIDGSPSCGSRTIYDGKFIGQKHSGAGVTATLLRGHGIEVFADTEIEDLCIRLQALT; this comes from the coding sequence ATGAGCGGCAAAATACTGATCAGCGCCTGCCTTGCGGGTCATCCAGTCCGTTACAACGGATCGGCAAAGCCGCTTGCACATCCGCTTGTCGATAAATGGCGTGCCGAAGGGCGACTCGTGACAGTTTGCCCCGAATTGATGGCGGGATTCAGCGTGCCGCGCCTCCCTGCAGAAATCGCTGCGGGAGGCGATGGTGAATCCGTTCTTTCCGGGAAAGGCCGCGTCATTGAAGAAACCGGCGGCGATGTAACCGCACAATTTGTCGCCGGTGCTCGGGCAGCACTTGCCGTGGCACAAGCAAATGATTGCCGCTTTGCTCTGTTAATCGATGGTAGCCCGTCTTGCGGCAGTCGCACGATCTATGATGGCAAATTCATCGGCCAGAAGCATTCTGGTGCCGGTGTCACTGCCACTCTTCTTCGCGGCCATGGCATTGAGGTTTTCGCAGATACGGAAATCGAAGACCTTTGTATTCGTCTGCAAGCCTTAACTTAG
- a CDS encoding LysR family transcriptional regulator produces MTSPLPPLSAIRVFESASRHASFTRAAEELGMTQAAVSYQIKLLEERVGAPLFLRKPRQVELTELGKRLAPAINDAFETMRAAFASAREDTQGVLTISAVVTFASNWLVQRLGSFQMRHPALAVRLDTSNDMVDFATSNVDMAIRSGRGEWPGMISHELIKAQFSPMLSPKLIESVGGIKEPADLLRLRAVDPTDPWWKIWYKAAGIETPDIKGNAFSRYGAQHLEGRAAAAGQGVGILTPAFHAAELASGQLIQPFDLLCDDGQAYWLVYPKARKNMPKVRAFREWILGELS; encoded by the coding sequence ATGACGTCGCCCTTACCGCCGCTCTCAGCCATTCGTGTTTTTGAATCCGCTTCCCGCCATGCAAGCTTTACGCGGGCTGCGGAAGAGCTTGGAATGACTCAGGCTGCCGTCAGCTATCAGATAAAATTGCTGGAAGAGCGTGTCGGCGCACCGCTCTTTCTGCGAAAGCCGCGCCAGGTGGAATTGACCGAACTGGGCAAGCGTCTCGCTCCTGCGATCAATGACGCATTTGAAACCATGAGGGCCGCCTTTGCATCGGCACGCGAAGATACACAGGGCGTTTTGACGATCAGCGCTGTGGTGACCTTTGCGTCAAACTGGCTCGTGCAGCGATTAGGATCGTTTCAGATGCGGCATCCGGCGCTGGCTGTACGGCTGGATACATCGAATGATATGGTCGATTTCGCAACCTCAAATGTCGATATGGCCATACGCAGCGGGCGTGGTGAATGGCCCGGCATGATCTCACATGAGCTGATTAAAGCGCAGTTTTCGCCGATGCTCAGTCCCAAGCTTATTGAGTCGGTCGGAGGTATTAAAGAACCGGCTGACCTGTTGCGTCTTCGCGCCGTTGACCCCACTGATCCATGGTGGAAAATCTGGTATAAGGCTGCCGGAATTGAAACCCCCGACATCAAGGGCAACGCATTCAGCCGGTATGGCGCGCAGCATCTGGAAGGGCGAGCCGCTGCAGCCGGGCAAGGCGTGGGTATTCTGACGCCTGCGTTTCATGCGGCTGAACTGGCATCAGGGCAATTGATTCAACCCTTTGATCTTCTTTGCGATGATGGACAGGCCTATTGGCTGGTCTATCCCAAAGCGCGAAAGAACATGCCCAAAGTCCGGGCTTTTCGTGAGTGGATTTTGGGTGAACTAAGTTAA
- a CDS encoding GntR family transcriptional regulator: MSQMRQVEEQLRDMILGLELGPGERLTERWIEAQFNASRTPIRAALLRLEAEGLVGREGRGWTVSPINLAEIEQVGVYREALEIAALNVTCAMEDRSGVEAIAEMLNSCDATSTREEWHRVGMDFHIELARLSGNEFLSRGVRDAMQRLSRARWLEVRDADALARAWQQHRAILDAVREGDASQATALMASHLGGSRSRLIDNLREDRRGLKARGFAVVSG, encoded by the coding sequence ATGTCACAGATGCGTCAAGTCGAAGAACAGCTACGTGATATGATCCTCGGCCTTGAACTGGGGCCGGGCGAGCGGCTGACCGAACGCTGGATCGAAGCGCAGTTTAATGCTTCACGCACGCCGATCCGCGCAGCGCTTTTGCGTCTTGAGGCGGAAGGGCTTGTCGGGCGGGAAGGGCGCGGCTGGACTGTTTCACCGATCAATCTCGCCGAGATTGAACAGGTCGGCGTTTATCGCGAGGCGCTGGAGATTGCCGCCCTCAACGTCACTTGCGCGATGGAAGATCGCAGTGGTGTGGAGGCAATTGCCGAAATGCTCAACAGTTGCGATGCCACAAGCACACGCGAGGAATGGCATCGTGTGGGTATGGATTTTCACATCGAACTCGCGCGACTTTCCGGCAATGAATTTCTGAGCCGTGGTGTCCGCGATGCTATGCAGCGGCTGTCACGCGCGCGCTGGCTTGAAGTGCGCGACGCGGACGCGCTGGCGCGTGCGTGGCAGCAGCATCGCGCTATTCTTGATGCAGTGCGGGAAGGAGATGCGTCGCAAGCGACAGCTCTGATGGCATCGCATCTTGGAGGAAGCCGGTCACGCCTGATCGACAATCTGCGCGAGGACCGGCGGGGTTTGAAAGCGCGTGGCTTTGCGGTGGTTAGCGGCTAA
- a CDS encoding multidrug efflux MFS transporter, whose translation MSTQHATSGGKATINADAKNATVTDEIHERYWKQNLLICLIGSFTTLVAMSLLLPFLPLYVEQLGVADHAAIVQWSGIAYGATFLAAAIVAPFWGKLGDLYGRKLMLIRASLGMAIAMSLMGMVTDIWQLVALRLFVGIAGGYSSGSMILVATQTPKDKTGWALGALSAGIMAGNLAGPLLGGALPPLIGIRATFWLAGSVIFLTFLATTFLIREDRKPPKRNKEQKKQSIWAAVPDRRPVVAMLATGMLLMFANMSIEPIITVYVMQLMDDQTKVTLISGVVMAAAALGSILSASRLGRLADRIGHTRVITGALAIAAILLIPQAFVTEAWQLIGLRFLMGLALGGLLPCISSVIRHNVPDRVAGSVLGLSVSAQYVGQVAGPVAGGFVGGRMGMPWVFIGTCLLMAMGALYNWMVLRRASQN comes from the coding sequence ATGAGCACCCAGCACGCCACAAGCGGCGGCAAGGCTACAATCAATGCGGATGCGAAGAACGCGACCGTCACAGACGAAATTCACGAACGCTACTGGAAGCAGAACCTTCTCATCTGCTTGATCGGTTCGTTCACCACGCTCGTTGCCATGTCGCTGCTTCTGCCGTTCCTACCGCTTTATGTTGAACAATTGGGCGTCGCCGATCATGCCGCTATCGTGCAATGGTCCGGCATTGCCTATGGCGCGACCTTTCTCGCAGCCGCGATTGTAGCTCCGTTCTGGGGCAAGCTCGGCGATCTTTATGGCCGCAAGCTGATGCTGATCCGGGCGAGCCTTGGCATGGCTATTGCCATGTCGCTGATGGGCATGGTCACAGATATCTGGCAGCTCGTCGCACTCCGCCTGTTCGTCGGGATTGCAGGCGGCTATTCGTCCGGCTCCATGATCCTCGTCGCGACCCAGACACCAAAGGATAAGACCGGCTGGGCGCTCGGCGCACTTTCTGCCGGCATCATGGCAGGCAATCTGGCTGGGCCTCTGCTGGGTGGCGCGCTTCCACCGCTGATAGGCATCCGCGCAACCTTCTGGCTGGCTGGCAGCGTGATCTTCCTGACCTTCCTTGCAACGACATTTCTGATCCGCGAAGATCGCAAACCACCCAAGCGAAACAAGGAACAAAAGAAGCAATCGATATGGGCAGCGGTTCCCGACCGCAGACCCGTCGTTGCCATGCTTGCGACCGGCATGTTGTTGATGTTCGCCAATATGTCGATCGAACCGATCATCACAGTCTATGTCATGCAGCTCATGGATGACCAGACCAAGGTCACTCTGATTTCCGGTGTCGTGATGGCAGCAGCAGCGCTCGGCAGCATCCTGTCGGCCTCTCGTCTTGGCCGTCTGGCAGATCGTATCGGTCATACCCGTGTTATCACTGGCGCTTTGGCGATTGCCGCAATCCTGCTGATTCCGCAGGCTTTCGTAACCGAAGCCTGGCAGCTGATCGGTTTACGCTTCCTTATGGGCTTGGCTCTGGGCGGCCTTTTACCTTGCATCAGCAGCGTCATCCGGCACAATGTGCCTGACCGTGTTGCAGGCAGCGTGCTTGGCCTCTCTGTTTCAGCCCAATATGTCGGGCAGGTTGCGGGTCCGGTCGCCGGTGGCTTTGTCGGTGGACGCATGGGTATGCCGTGGGTGTTTATCGGCACCTGTCTCTTGATGGCGATGGGCGCGCTTTATAACTGGATGGTTTTACGCAGGGCTTCACAGAACTGA
- a CDS encoding HD domain-containing protein, whose translation MTFQPFAPFDALAEQLLPDTLEANADGSHDLSHIARVWKNAAAIQKAEGGDAEILFAAALLHDCVSGEKNSPDRYRASGLAAEKASNLLRELGWNEERIAATAHVIEAHSFSANIETRTLEAKILQDADRLDAIGVIGAARCFYIAGRMGSALYDSNDPMAENRPLDDKSYALDHFRTKLFKLASGFKTETGSQMAAARHEKLEAIFNDFLSEAGY comes from the coding sequence ATGACATTCCAACCATTCGCGCCCTTCGATGCACTGGCAGAACAGCTTCTGCCGGACACCCTGGAGGCAAACGCCGACGGCTCCCATGATCTGTCCCACATTGCGCGCGTATGGAAAAATGCTGCTGCAATTCAAAAGGCCGAAGGCGGCGACGCGGAAATACTCTTCGCCGCCGCCCTGCTCCATGATTGCGTGAGCGGCGAAAAGAATTCGCCGGATCGCTATCGCGCATCAGGACTGGCCGCTGAAAAAGCGTCCAATCTTCTGCGTGAGCTTGGATGGAATGAAGAACGGATTGCCGCCACCGCCCATGTGATCGAGGCACACAGCTTTTCGGCCAATATCGAGACGCGCACGCTTGAGGCAAAGATACTGCAGGATGCGGACCGACTGGATGCGATTGGGGTAATTGGTGCCGCGCGCTGCTTTTATATTGCAGGCCGCATGGGCAGCGCACTTTACGACAGCAACGATCCGATGGCCGAAAATCGCCCGTTGGATGATAAAAGCTATGCGCTGGATCACTTCCGCACCAAGCTTTTCAAACTTGCCTCCGGCTTCAAAACTGAAACCGGAAGCCAGATGGCGGCGGCACGCCACGAGAAACTGGAAGCGATATTCAATGACTTCCTGAGCGAAGCGGGCTATTAA
- a CDS encoding SDR family oxidoreductase produces the protein MKRLQDKVAIITGAGSGFGSAIARRFAAEGAKVVLADVNVKRLEDELADIGENALSVQADVSRKDDMERLARAAFDKFGRIDIMINNAGFTHRNMPLSEVDEHNFDLINAVNMKAIYYSTLLVVPIMEHQGGGVIINTASAMANRPRKGLTWFAASKGWVVSATKAMALELAEKNIRVNCICPAESEGEALGLFLAEDTPKAREGLKATIPLGRFSKPEDVTEAALFLASDASSMVTGTALNVDGGYSI, from the coding sequence ATGAAGAGGCTGCAGGATAAGGTTGCGATCATCACAGGTGCGGGATCGGGTTTCGGTTCAGCCATTGCGCGCCGATTTGCAGCCGAAGGTGCAAAGGTTGTGCTGGCTGATGTCAATGTGAAGCGCCTTGAAGACGAGCTAGCCGATATTGGCGAGAATGCATTGTCTGTGCAGGCTGATGTTTCGCGCAAGGATGATATGGAGCGGCTGGCGCGTGCAGCATTTGATAAGTTTGGTCGTATCGACATCATGATCAATAATGCCGGCTTCACGCATCGCAACATGCCGTTGTCGGAGGTGGATGAGCACAATTTCGATCTCATCAACGCGGTCAACATGAAGGCGATTTATTATTCGACATTGCTTGTCGTGCCGATCATGGAACATCAGGGCGGGGGTGTCATCATCAATACCGCATCGGCGATGGCCAATCGTCCACGCAAGGGCCTCACATGGTTTGCAGCTTCCAAAGGCTGGGTTGTGAGCGCCACCAAGGCGATGGCGCTTGAACTTGCTGAGAAGAATATTCGCGTCAACTGCATCTGCCCCGCCGAAAGCGAGGGTGAGGCTTTAGGATTGTTCCTGGCGGAAGATACCCCAAAGGCGCGTGAAGGTCTGAAAGCCACCATTCCGCTTGGCCGTTTCTCCAAACCGGAAGATGTGACCGAAGCCGCACTTTTCCTGGCATCGGATGCATCATCGATGGTGACAGGAACCGCGCTCAATGTTGATGGCGGGTATTCGATTTAA
- the zwf gene encoding glucose-6-phosphate dehydrogenase — MTSQIIPVEPFDCIVFGGSGDLAERKLIPALYQRQRAGQLSEPTRIIGASRSAMTDEEYRKFARDAINEHVKASEIDAKEVETFIARLTYVAVDAKSEDGWAALKDAIGKKPEKIRAFYLAVSPTLFGDIASRLKSHGLITRDTRIIVEKPIGRDLESANALNDTIGSVFREDQIFRIDHYLGKETVQNLMALRFANALYEPLWNSAHIDHVQITVAEAVGLEGRAGYYNTAGALRDMVQNHILQLLCLVAMEPPSSLEADAVHDEKVKVLRSLKPITTANVEDVTVRGQYRAGASAGGPVKGYLEDLGSDDSNTETFVALKAEIDNWRWAGVPFYMRTGKRLASRVSEIVVTFKPIPHSIFGENAGKVVANQLVIRLQPDEGVKQWLMIKDPGPGGMRLRHVPLDMSFAESFNERNPDAYERLIMDVVRGNQTLFMRRDEVEAAWRWVDPILKGWDVNNQQVQGYTSGTWGPSSSIALIERDGRTWHES, encoded by the coding sequence ATGACCAGCCAGATAATACCGGTAGAGCCCTTCGATTGTATCGTTTTCGGCGGTTCCGGCGATCTTGCCGAGCGCAAACTGATTCCTGCGCTTTATCAGCGCCAGCGTGCAGGTCAGCTCAGTGAGCCGACGCGCATCATCGGTGCTTCGCGCAGCGCCATGACCGATGAGGAATATCGCAAGTTTGCCCGCGATGCGATTAACGAGCATGTCAAAGCTTCTGAAATCGACGCCAAGGAAGTCGAGACTTTCATTGCTCGCCTTACCTATGTTGCAGTCGATGCGAAGTCAGAAGACGGCTGGGCCGCTCTGAAAGATGCTATCGGCAAGAAGCCTGAAAAGATTCGCGCATTCTATCTGGCAGTTAGCCCGACGCTGTTTGGCGATATTGCAAGCCGCCTCAAGTCGCATGGGCTCATCACCCGCGACACGCGCATAATCGTTGAAAAGCCGATTGGCCGCGATCTTGAATCCGCCAATGCGCTGAACGACACCATCGGCAGCGTTTTCCGCGAAGACCAGATTTTCCGTATCGACCATTATCTTGGCAAGGAAACTGTTCAGAACCTTATGGCTCTGCGCTTTGCCAATGCTCTTTATGAACCACTGTGGAATTCCGCGCATATCGATCATGTGCAGATCACGGTTGCCGAAGCCGTCGGCCTCGAAGGTCGTGCAGGCTATTACAACACCGCTGGCGCGCTTCGCGATATGGTGCAGAACCATATTCTGCAGCTTCTCTGCCTCGTCGCCATGGAACCGCCTTCGTCGCTCGAAGCCGATGCCGTGCATGACGAAAAGGTCAAGGTGCTGCGTTCGCTGAAGCCAATCACCACGGCCAATGTCGAAGACGTTACGGTTCGCGGTCAGTACCGCGCCGGTGCATCCGCAGGCGGCCCTGTTAAGGGCTATCTCGAAGATCTCGGCAGCGACGACAGCAACACCGAAACCTTTGTTGCGCTGAAGGCTGAAATCGACAACTGGCGTTGGGCTGGCGTTCCTTTCTATATGCGCACGGGCAAGCGTCTTGCATCGCGTGTTTCGGAAATCGTCGTCACCTTCAAGCCGATCCCGCATTCGATCTTCGGTGAAAATGCTGGCAAGGTCGTCGCCAACCAGCTCGTCATCCGTCTGCAGCCTGATGAAGGTGTGAAGCAGTGGCTGATGATCAAGGATCCGGGTCCGGGCGGAATGCGTCTTCGTCACGTTCCGCTCGACATGAGCTTCGCCGAGTCGTTTAATGAACGTAACCCGGATGCCTATGAACGCCTGATCATGGACGTTGTTCGTGGCAACCAGACCCTGTTCATGCGCCGCGACGAAGTTGAAGCTGCATGGCGCTGGGTTGACCCTATTCTCAAGGGTTGGGATGTGAACAACCAGCAGGTTCAGGGCTACACGTCAGGCACATGGGGTCCGTCGTCTTCGATCGCTCTTATCGAGCGTGACGGACGGACCTGGCACGAAAGCTGA
- the pgl gene encoding 6-phosphogluconolactonase, with the protein MSIERHDFTSGTELAQSLSEAIAGKLAAAIAERGQATIAVSGGTTPLKLFDILSRKMIDWTLVTITLVDERFVAPTSERSNEKLVRDHLLRDHAGVAKFVGLYNPAATAETAALAAANRIDALRRPFDVVVLGMGNDGHTASFFPNADRLDQAIDPKTKAVVLPIHAEGAGEKRLTLTLPLLVEADMLVLHIEGAAKQATLEKALANDDENEMPVRAVFRHARKPIQLYWTS; encoded by the coding sequence ATGAGCATCGAACGGCACGATTTTACCAGCGGAACCGAATTGGCACAGTCGCTTTCTGAAGCGATTGCAGGCAAGCTGGCTGCCGCTATCGCCGAGCGGGGGCAAGCGACGATCGCTGTTTCCGGCGGCACAACGCCGCTCAAGCTGTTCGACATCCTGTCTCGCAAGATGATCGACTGGACGCTTGTTACAATCACACTCGTCGATGAGCGTTTTGTTGCACCGACCAGTGAGCGTTCCAACGAAAAGCTGGTACGCGACCACCTGTTGCGCGATCATGCAGGCGTTGCGAAGTTTGTGGGCCTCTATAATCCGGCGGCGACCGCAGAAACCGCTGCACTTGCAGCAGCAAATCGCATCGACGCATTGCGTCGTCCGTTTGATGTTGTTGTGCTTGGCATGGGCAATGATGGCCACACGGCTTCGTTCTTCCCGAATGCTGACAGGCTTGATCAGGCAATCGATCCCAAGACCAAAGCTGTCGTTCTGCCAATTCATGCGGAAGGTGCTGGCGAAAAGCGTCTGACACTGACTTTGCCGCTATTGGTGGAAGCAGACATGCTTGTTCTGCATATCGAAGGCGCTGCCAAGCAGGCAACGCTTGAGAAAGCACTCGCCAACGACGACGAAAATGAAATGCCGGTTCGCGCCGTGTTCCGTCACGCCCGCAAACCGATACAACTCTACTGGACAAGCTAA